Within the Phaseolus vulgaris cultivar G19833 chromosome 9, P. vulgaris v2.0, whole genome shotgun sequence genome, the region tatctacaacctgctacctgctacctccAACCTGCTATCGGCCACCTGCTACCTaatacctgcaacctgctaccttcaaccagcaacctgctacctgcaacttgccacctgctacctgttatctACTACTTGTTACCTGCAAccttctacctgctacctgcaacctactatctgccacctgctacctgctatctactacctgttacctggtacctgcaacctcctacctgcaacctgctacctgcaaactgctacctgcaacctgctatctACAAACTGGTACCTGACCTCCTActacctgtaacctgctacctgcaactggctacctgctacatgtaacctgctacctacaacctgcaacctgctacctgcatcCTTGTATCTGCCACCTCCTACCTGctatctacaacctgctacctgctacctgcaatctgcaacctactacctgcaacctTCAACTTGTTACCTGCAATCTGCTACGTGCTACCTGCACCGTGATACCTTTAACCTGCTACTTGTAACTTCCTctctgcaacctgctacctgcatcCTGCTACCTATTACCTGCTACCTCCTACCTACTACCTACTTCATGGTACCTGCAACCTTCTACCTTCTACTTGTaacctgtaacctgctaccttTAACCttctacctgttacctgctacctactaccttcaatctgctacctactacctgcaaaatgctacctgcaacttgctacctgcaacttgctacctgctacctataacctgctacctactatatgctacctgcaaccttctACCTACTATATGCTACCTTCAACCTTTTACCTGATACCTGATACCTCATACATGCTACCCGCAACCTGCTACCTgaaacctgctacctgcaacccgCTACGTGCAATGTGTTACCTGCAACTTGTTGTGTTGTAACTGCACCCTTCTACTTGGTATATGCTTTTTGGAAACAGCAACCTGCAATgagttacctgctacctgctacctacaacctcCTAAATACAACTTGCTACTTTTAACCTGCTACCTGGTACCTACAACCTTCTACCTGCCACCTTCTTCCTGCTATCTAGAACCTGCAacatgctacctgcaacctgctatttgccacctgctacctgctacctaatacctgcaacctgcaacctgctaccttcaacctactacctgcaacctgctatttgcaacctgcaacctacaacctgctacctgctacctgcaacctgccaCCTACTACCTGTTATCTTCTATctgttacctgcaacctgctatctCCTACCTGCAACCTACTATTTGCCACCTACTatctactacctgctacctgctatttgcaacctgctacctgctacccgCAACCTGCTATCTATCACCTGCTACCTGTaacttgctacctgctacctccAACTGGCTAcgtgctacctgctacctccAACCTGCAACCTGTTATATGCATCTTGCCACCTACAACCTTCAACCTGCTACTTGCATCCTTGTATTTGCCACCTCTTACCTGCTATCTATAACcttctacctgcaacctgctacttgttacttgcaacctgttacctgcaacctgctacctgcaacctgttatttgcaacctgctacctgctacctgcaacctgccaCCTGCTATCTGTTATctactacctgttacctgcaatttgctacctgctacctgctatctgcCACTTGGTACCTACAACCTActacctgtaacctgctacctcCTACCTGCAACtggctacctgctacctgcaacccgctatatgcaacctgctacctaaaacctgcaacctgctacctgcatcCTTGTATCTGCCACCTCCTACCTGctatctacaacctgctacctgcaacctactacctgcaacctgctaccacatgatatgaatccactagcaaagaagagatgattctttgacattctatggactcaacttgagttggagatagcttaggcacttataatagaattggatcaaggttctatgtttcaagaactcaccaagacttgcaccaaacaccaaactcatatggaggagccatctattgtcaattgaatcgaacaaattgtgtaaaaaGGTAAAGACACCGATTAAAACTCTtaagaaagcaaatgaaccgaacagaattatgAAAAGAAGCTATTGAACTGGATTAAAACAGAATCAAATGAAAACAGCCGAACAAAAGTGCAAggaaaggaagatgaaccgaacaaaagaaactaagacatgtttaagCTTCATataaaatggagatgaaagaaagaagaacttatggagatggatgctttggtttgatgatcacgccacttagaggatgaaggctccaagatgagtgagctagtgccgccacttgagagaaccaaatgcactcaagataagacaaggtgtaggagaagacaagctctcacaaattctctctcaaattgagtagagtttctctattgctaatttccaatctgaattttacaagagcccacacctctatttatagtgtgagggtgctagaaaataggtgggaaaattcaaataaaactcatttgaaattcccaccaaaaacaagtcacatgggaggtgtgacctttttctactatgacacctcctaaaaaaactacacctacacctactctcctaagtcacatggataatgtgactttattttacattttcacacttctttatttaatatccacacctcttacaagagtaaatcaaatgatgctcttttatttaatgcttggccttgcccctcatgggatggacttgggcttattgggctttggccttcttgggcttgggctttgggcttgggcctcatctttattttatgtcttcttttaactttcagaagactagaaggaaaaacttcaaatgtgaaggtgaATGTCCTTTTCCTTCAtcaataaaagcctcctttatttgattctcatcaacttgcaacctactacctgtaACCTACTACCTCCTACCTGCAACtggctacctgcaacctgctacctacaacctacaacctactacctgcatCCTTGTATCTGCCACCTCCTACCTGCTATCTACAACCAGCTACCagcaacctactacctgcaacctgctacctgcaacttgttACCTGCAATCTGCTACCTGCTACGTACTACCTGCAACCTGATAACTCCAACTTGCTACCTGtaacctgttacctgcaaccttctacctgcaacctgctacctggaACTTGCTCTttgcaacctactacctgcaacctgctacctattacctgctacctactacctacTTCATGGTACCTGCAACCTTCTACCTtctacctactacctgcaacaTGGAACCTCCTACCTACAAGCTGCtacttgcaacctgctacctgcaacctgctattTGCAACCAGCTAcgtactacctgctacctacttGGAACTTGGTATCTgccacctgctacctgctatgtacaacctacaacctgctacctgcaacttgttACCGGCAACCTGCTATCTGGGTCCTGCTACCAGCAACCTACTACCTACTTCCTGCAACCTGGTATCTACAATCTGCTACCTACAATCTGCTACCTGTAACCAGCTACCTGTTACCTACTATATGTTTCTACAACCTTCTACCAACTATATGCTACCTGTAACCTTCTACCTGCTACCTCGTACATGCtatctgcaacctgctacctgctacccgTTACTACAATCTGCTACCTGCTAACTGAatcctgctacctgcaacctgcaacatGCAATGTGTtacctgtaacctgctacctgcaactagttacctgcaacctgcaatgTGTTACCTGAAACTTGCTATGTGCTACCTGCTACCAGCTACCTTgtacctgcaacttgctacaTGTAACCTGCTACTTGCAACCTTCTATCTGTCACCTGCTTCCTGTCATCTACGACCTGCTACATGTTACCTTTTACCTGTTACTTGCAACTTCCTACCTGCAAACttctacctgttacctgctacctactacctgcaacctactacctgcaatctgctacctgcaacttgctacctaCTACGTGTAACCTACTACCTGTAATCTGCTACCTACTAtatgctacctgcaaccttctACCTACTATATGTTACCTTCAACCATTTAACTGGTACCTGTTATCTCATAAATCCTACCTGCAACCTTTTACCTACCACCTCCTTCCTGCTATCTCCAACCTGCAACcggctacctgcaacctgttacATGCTACCAGCTACCTGCAACCAGCTATCTgccacctgctacctgctacctaatacctgcaacctactacctgcaacatactacctgcaacctgctacttaCAACCTGCCACCTGCATTCTGCTACCTtcaacctgttacctgctacctgcaacttgctatttacaacctgcaacttgctacctgttacctgcaccCTGCCACATGCTACCTGCTATCTACTACCtattacctgcaacctgctatctGCCACCTGCTACCTCCTATCTACtacttgctacctgctatctACTACCTGATACCCGCAACCTGCTATTTGCAACCTGCTACCCGCAACCTACTATCTGCCACCTtctacctgcaacctactacctgtaacttgctacctgctacatCCAACTGGCTAcgtgctacctgctacctacaacctgctacctacaacctgcaacctgctacctgcaacctgctacccgCAACCTACTATCTGCCACCTtctacctgcaacctactacctgtaacctgctacctgctacctccAACTGGTTAcgtgctacctgctacctgcaacctgctatatgcaacctgctacctgcatcCTTGTATCTGCCACCTCCTACTTGctatctacaacctgctacctgcaacctgttatttgcaacctgctacctgctacttgcaacctgttacctgcaatctgctacctgcaacctgctacctgtaactTGCTCTCTGCAACCTTCAACCTGCTACCTATTACCTGCTACGTGTAACCTGCTACCTTCTACCTACTACCTACTTCATGGTACCTACTTCTAAACAGGTTGGCTataattcttggaagaggagatgttggtactaaagactcaactactattgagaatgtcctatatgttgaagggctaaaacatagtcttctaagcattagccagctgtgtgacaagggatacaaggtcaatttcgaagccaacacgtgtacaatttcaaatgaaaattctggtaaggtgttgttcactggaaaaagggtaaacaacatctatctcctagacattataaagagttgttctgaaaatgagtgtttgttatctaaaaatgatgagtcatggctgtggcataggagactagctcacattcacacaaatcacttgaataagctaaaatctaaggaacttgtttctggttaccaaacataaagtttcaaaataacagattgt harbors:
- the LOC137822248 gene encoding uncharacterized protein — encoded protein: MVPATFYLLPTTCNMEPPTYKLLLATCYLQPAICNQLRTTCYLLGTWYLPPATCYVQPTTCYLQLVTGNLLSGSCYQQPTTYFLQPATLYLQLATCNLLLATFYLSPASCHLRPATCYLLPVTCNFLPANFYLLPATYYLQPTTCNLLPATCYLLRVTYYL